Proteins encoded within one genomic window of Dehalococcoidia bacterium:
- the rpoC gene encoding DNA-directed RNA polymerase subunit beta', whose translation MPNGTDFNAIRISLASPEQIRQWSYGEITKPETINYRTLRPEKDGLFCERIFGPTKDWECYCGKYKKIRYKGVICDRCGVEVARAKVRRERMGHVALAAPVAHIWFAKGIPSRLGLLLDLSPRNMERVLYFAQYVVISTDPLLQTRKVEELENLFAQQTEALETQFTEQLLVLEAELESESSDAKLEIQSKIDELHENNKRATAELENALKQEVDDIESIQPMMLLTETRYRDLNDKYSDLFRAGMGAEAILDILKTVDLERISQELEIEIRTTSGQKRKRAIKRARVIEAFRRSGNKPEWMVMTSLPVLPPDLRPMVQLDGGRFATSDLNDLYRRVINRNNRLRRLLELGAPEIIIRNEKRMLQEAVDDLIDNGRRGRAIVGSHNHKLKSLSDLLRGKQGRFRQNLLGKRVDYGGRSVIVVGPSLRLHQCGLPKKMALELFKPFVMNRLVVQGFAHNIKSAKRMVERERPEVWDILEEVIQGRPVMLNRAPTLHRLGIQAFMPTLVEGSAIQLHPLVCAAFNADFDGDQMAVHVPLSQEAVHEARNVMLSTFNMLSPSSGEPLVAPTYEIVLGCYYLTQVKENAKGTDTKYRDFEDVMMAYDSGLIELHSQVSVRTKDHEEGWLKTTPGRIIFNQVLPEEVRAYQKVMDKKELKELVTAVYRLSGNEVTSVVLDKLKQIGFHYATVSGTTIGITDIKVPKEKSEIIAGADAEITELEDQYEMGLITEREKHNRAVAAWQRVSGKMDEVIQKHLPEFGGIYTMAHSGARGNEAQIKQMAVMRGLMSNPRGDIIELPIKSSFREGLTVLEYFISTHGARKGLADTALRTADSGYLTRRLIDVAQEVIVLEEDCETDRGVILHADASEEDVMIAGIAERIIGRVVSSPIAHPETGEIIADIGLIIEEHKAKEIENAGVKELWLRSPLTCEATRGICQVCYGRSPASGKYALIGDAVGIIAAQSIGEPGTQLTMRTFHMGGIAGKDITSGLPRVEELFEARSPKGKSTIAEIDGDVIIFENGTIIGDYVEDPDPQVYTPPTSMTTVIRVVNKIPFTDSYLIPETHKLVVKAKQVVKAGQVLAQARPKKGTKPSDDNDEEVDQSPQLVDLLARVSGVVRAVDGGIEIDAFEIEVRDHPVDATDQRLVRTGDAAYAGGKLTSGVKDPHDILRVEGIEATQRYLVEQVQTVYRNQGVSINDKHIETIIRQLLRWVRVETSGDTDLLPNQLTDRLQFQEVNERIIAEGGEPATSKPEILGVTRASLNTDSFLAKASFQETARVLTEAAILGEVDYLRGLKENVIIGRLIPARLDVSEEGRQLLGLPESSFATNAAVVDDGENDVADLAQLIEDIPGDNSSIDNILEDILGTDDEGDDDIFDSVEDDLAEPEITADDDIADPEITSDDDPFEEIEEE comes from the coding sequence ATGCCGAACGGGACTGACTTTAATGCCATACGAATTTCTCTTGCATCACCTGAACAGATCAGGCAATGGTCATATGGAGAAATAACTAAGCCGGAAACAATTAATTACCGTACGTTGCGACCAGAGAAGGATGGTCTTTTCTGTGAGCGTATTTTTGGACCTACCAAGGACTGGGAATGCTATTGCGGTAAATATAAAAAGATTCGGTATAAGGGTGTAATTTGTGATCGCTGTGGAGTTGAAGTCGCTAGGGCAAAAGTGAGGCGTGAGCGTATGGGGCATGTTGCTCTTGCTGCTCCAGTGGCACACATATGGTTTGCCAAAGGAATCCCCAGTAGATTGGGCCTGCTGTTAGATTTATCCCCAAGGAATATGGAACGGGTACTATACTTTGCGCAGTATGTAGTGATCTCTACTGACCCTCTTTTGCAGACTCGAAAAGTTGAAGAATTAGAGAATTTATTTGCACAGCAAACTGAGGCTTTGGAAACACAATTTACAGAGCAACTACTCGTTCTCGAAGCTGAATTAGAATCTGAGTCTAGTGATGCGAAATTAGAAATTCAAAGCAAAATCGACGAGTTGCACGAGAATAATAAAAGAGCTACTGCCGAACTTGAAAATGCACTAAAACAAGAGGTTGATGACATAGAGAGTATTCAACCTATGATGCTTCTTACAGAAACTAGGTATCGCGATCTCAATGATAAGTATTCTGATCTTTTCCGTGCAGGAATGGGTGCTGAGGCGATACTTGATATTCTTAAAACAGTTGATTTGGAACGCATTAGCCAAGAATTAGAAATTGAAATACGTACAACTTCTGGGCAAAAAAGAAAAAGAGCAATAAAGAGAGCGAGAGTTATTGAGGCTTTTCGCCGTAGTGGAAACAAACCTGAATGGATGGTTATGACTTCCCTTCCAGTCCTACCTCCAGACTTACGGCCAATGGTGCAATTAGATGGGGGGCGTTTTGCCACTAGTGATCTAAACGATCTCTACCGAAGGGTTATTAATCGGAACAATCGGTTGAGGCGGCTGCTTGAGTTAGGGGCACCAGAGATAATTATCCGTAACGAGAAACGGATGCTGCAAGAGGCTGTAGATGATTTAATCGATAATGGTCGCAGAGGCCGCGCAATTGTTGGTAGTCATAATCATAAATTAAAGAGTCTGTCTGATTTGCTTCGAGGGAAACAAGGGCGCTTTCGTCAAAATTTGTTAGGTAAGCGAGTTGATTATGGAGGCCGTTCCGTCATTGTAGTAGGACCTAGCCTTCGCTTACATCAATGCGGATTGCCTAAGAAAATGGCACTGGAATTATTTAAACCGTTTGTAATGAATAGACTTGTGGTACAAGGATTTGCACACAACATCAAAAGTGCAAAGAGGATGGTAGAGCGGGAAAGACCTGAAGTTTGGGATATATTAGAAGAAGTAATCCAGGGTCGCCCTGTGATGCTCAATCGTGCTCCTACTTTACATCGCTTAGGTATTCAAGCATTTATGCCTACGCTTGTAGAGGGTAGTGCTATTCAACTTCATCCCCTAGTATGCGCTGCTTTCAACGCAGATTTTGATGGTGATCAGATGGCTGTTCATGTGCCACTTTCTCAAGAGGCAGTGCATGAAGCTCGAAATGTAATGCTTAGCACTTTTAACATGCTTTCACCTAGTTCGGGTGAGCCTTTAGTAGCTCCTACTTATGAAATCGTGCTTGGCTGTTACTACCTCACGCAAGTAAAAGAGAACGCTAAAGGTACTGACACGAAGTACCGTGATTTTGAAGATGTGATGATGGCTTATGATTCTGGTCTTATTGAGCTGCATTCCCAAGTATCGGTACGCACAAAAGACCATGAAGAGGGTTGGCTTAAAACTACTCCCGGTCGAATAATATTTAACCAAGTATTACCAGAAGAAGTGCGTGCATATCAGAAAGTAATGGACAAGAAAGAGCTTAAAGAGCTTGTTACTGCTGTTTACAGACTTTCGGGGAATGAAGTTACTTCTGTTGTATTAGATAAACTAAAACAGATTGGATTTCATTACGCGACTGTATCCGGTACCACCATTGGAATTACGGATATTAAAGTTCCTAAGGAGAAGTCAGAGATTATAGCTGGAGCTGATGCTGAAATTACTGAGCTTGAAGATCAGTATGAAATGGGCTTGATAACTGAGCGAGAGAAGCACAATCGTGCTGTAGCAGCCTGGCAGAGAGTTTCTGGGAAAATGGATGAAGTTATCCAGAAGCACTTACCCGAATTTGGTGGGATCTACACAATGGCTCACTCCGGAGCTCGCGGTAATGAAGCCCAGATCAAACAGATGGCAGTTATGCGTGGATTAATGAGCAATCCACGTGGTGACATTATTGAACTGCCAATTAAATCAAGCTTCCGCGAGGGCCTCACGGTTTTAGAGTATTTCATCTCAACTCACGGTGCTAGAAAAGGATTGGCTGACACGGCTTTGCGGACAGCAGATTCTGGTTATTTGACAAGGAGATTAATTGACGTAGCACAAGAAGTTATTGTTCTTGAAGAAGATTGTGAAACTGATCGTGGAGTAATTTTGCATGCCGATGCATCTGAAGAAGATGTAATGATTGCTGGGATTGCAGAAAGAATTATTGGTCGGGTAGTTTCCTCTCCAATTGCTCATCCAGAGACAGGTGAAATCATCGCAGATATTGGTCTGATTATTGAAGAGCACAAGGCTAAAGAGATCGAAAATGCTGGTGTAAAAGAACTTTGGCTCCGAAGTCCTCTGACTTGTGAAGCTACTAGAGGTATCTGCCAGGTTTGCTATGGCCGCAGCCCTGCGTCTGGGAAATATGCGTTGATTGGCGATGCTGTAGGTATCATTGCTGCTCAGTCAATTGGAGAACCAGGAACACAATTAACGATGCGTACCTTTCACATGGGAGGTATTGCTGGGAAAGATATTACCTCTGGTTTGCCAAGGGTCGAAGAGCTTTTCGAAGCTAGGTCACCAAAAGGTAAATCGACAATTGCAGAGATTGATGGGGATGTAATTATTTTCGAGAATGGAACAATAATTGGGGATTATGTTGAAGATCCGGATCCTCAGGTTTATACCCCTCCAACATCAATGACTACAGTGATTCGTGTTGTAAATAAAATCCCTTTCACAGATTCATATTTGATCCCAGAGACTCACAAGTTAGTGGTTAAGGCCAAGCAGGTAGTAAAGGCAGGTCAAGTTCTTGCACAGGCGCGTCCGAAAAAGGGTACGAAACCCTCGGACGATAATGATGAAGAAGTTGATCAAAGCCCTCAACTGGTGGATTTATTGGCACGTGTTTCTGGAGTGGTACGGGCTGTGGACGGCGGAATTGAAATAGATGCTTTTGAAATTGAAGTGAGGGATCATCCTGTAGATGCGACTGATCAAAGATTAGTGCGAACAGGAGATGCAGCTTATGCTGGAGGCAAGCTAACTAGCGGAGTCAAAGATCCCCACGATATTCTTCGTGTAGAAGGAATTGAAGCAACTCAACGGTATTTAGTTGAGCAGGTGCAAACTGTTTACAGGAACCAAGGTGTTTCGATAAATGATAAGCATATTGAAACTATTATTCGGCAATTGCTGCGTTGGGTACGTGTTGAAACAAGCGGCGATACTGACCTTTTACCGAACCAATTGACGGACCGATTACAATTCCAGGAAGTCAATGAACGAATTATTGCTGAAGGCGGCGAGCCTGCTACTAGTAAGCCAGAAATTTTAGGGGTAACTCGCGCATCCTTGAATACTGACAGCTTCTTAGCGAAAGCTTCTTTTCAAGAGACTGCAAGAGTGCTTACCGAAGCCGCAATTTTAGGTGAAGTCGATTACCTTCGCGGTCTCAAAGAGAACGTGATCATTGGACGATTGATCCCAGCAAGACTGGATGTTTCTGAAGAAGGACGTCAATTACTTGGCTTGCCTGAATCTTCATTTGCTACTAATGCCGCTGTTGTAGACGATGGTGAGAATGATGTGGCTGACTTAGCACAATTGATTGAAGATATTCCTGGAGATAATTCAAGTATCGACAATATCTTAGAAGATATTTTAGGTACAGACGATGAAGGGGATGATGATATCTTCGATTCTGTAGAAGATGACTTAGCAGAACCAGAAATAACTGCAGACGATGATATTGCAGATCCCGAAATCACTTCGGACGATGATCCTTTTGAGGAAATTGAAGAAGAATAA
- the menA gene encoding 1,4-dihydroxy-2-naphthoate octaprenyltransferase, translating into MVNINRTQFLAKLHAWFWGIRPFSLSASIAPILVGTSLATTVTTINLPLFFLCITGSIAIQIGTNLTDEYADHRSTGGSDKFLAPHKVIQRGLLSERNVLNGMIVVFTYGIITGLIITYYAGFPILLIGLVSVLVAYLYAGGPKPLGHIGLGEIIVFIFMGPVMVMSAYFVQVQSISVHSFLVSIPVGCIVTAILHCNNMRDVDEDSKAGKISIAILLGSNFSKFVYSMFIVTAYLVIGALALSELGYWISLGLVTIPIGIQSIVKVFRGNDKASMNKLMVISAKLHAWTGYALSLGILLTGL; encoded by the coding sequence TTGGTAAATATAAACCGAACGCAATTCCTTGCAAAGTTACATGCTTGGTTTTGGGGGATAAGACCTTTTTCGCTATCCGCTTCAATCGCTCCAATTTTAGTAGGGACTTCGCTCGCCACAACAGTAACTACAATTAATTTACCTTTATTCTTTCTTTGTATCACAGGGTCAATTGCGATTCAAATTGGAACCAATTTAACTGATGAATACGCTGATCACAGAAGTACAGGGGGCTCAGACAAATTTCTAGCTCCCCACAAAGTTATACAGCGTGGGCTTTTAAGTGAACGAAACGTTTTAAATGGAATGATTGTAGTGTTCACCTACGGAATCATTACAGGATTAATTATAACTTACTACGCGGGGTTCCCTATCCTCTTAATTGGGCTAGTAAGCGTCTTAGTAGCATACCTTTACGCGGGAGGCCCAAAACCTCTGGGCCATATTGGCTTAGGCGAAATAATAGTTTTCATATTTATGGGACCTGTAATGGTTATGTCTGCTTATTTCGTACAAGTGCAATCAATTTCTGTGCACTCATTCCTTGTTTCAATTCCTGTTGGGTGCATAGTCACTGCGATTCTTCATTGCAACAATATGCGCGATGTTGATGAGGATTCTAAAGCAGGCAAAATCAGTATCGCTATTTTATTAGGGTCTAATTTTTCTAAATTCGTTTATTCTATGTTCATAGTAACTGCGTATTTAGTTATAGGAGCTTTGGCGTTAAGTGAACTAGGTTACTGGATATCACTAGGCCTCGTTACAATCCCGATAGGTATTCAATCAATTGTCAAAGTTTTCAGGGGCAATGACAAAGCCTCAATGAATAAGCTTATGGTTATTAGTGCGAAATTACACGCTTGGACAGGTTATGCCCTTTCTTTAGGTATTTTGCTTACAGGCTTATAA
- the menB gene encoding 1,4-dihydroxy-2-naphthoyl-CoA synthase: MNYTDILFSKTNGIATITINRPEVRNAFRPLTIDEMISAFQDAWDDDQIGVVILTGAGDKAFSSGGDQKIRGNHGYQANDGHNKLRISELHTIIRMIPKPVIAAVNGYAIGGGHVLHVICDLSIASENAIFGQTGPKVGSFDAGFGTAFLTNIVGEKKAREIWYLCLQYSASEALEMRLINKIVPFEELEATAIDWANRILEMSPTAIRFLKASFNQSTDWAYGLQQMAHGAVQMYYGTAEAQEGVDAFNEKRKPDFSSFRNQNW, translated from the coding sequence ATGAATTATACCGATATTCTTTTTTCCAAAACAAACGGAATAGCTACTATTACCATCAATCGTCCTGAGGTGAGAAATGCTTTTCGGCCATTAACTATTGACGAGATGATTAGTGCATTCCAAGACGCTTGGGATGACGACCAGATTGGCGTAGTTATACTTACTGGAGCAGGCGATAAGGCGTTTTCAAGTGGTGGTGATCAAAAAATTCGCGGTAATCACGGATACCAAGCAAACGACGGACATAATAAATTACGAATATCTGAATTGCATACAATTATCAGAATGATTCCAAAGCCTGTGATAGCAGCCGTAAATGGGTATGCAATTGGCGGAGGGCATGTCCTGCATGTCATATGTGATCTTAGTATAGCTTCAGAAAATGCTATTTTTGGGCAAACCGGACCGAAAGTTGGTAGTTTTGACGCAGGTTTTGGAACGGCATTTCTAACAAATATAGTAGGGGAGAAGAAGGCAAGAGAAATATGGTACTTATGCCTCCAATACAGCGCATCCGAAGCTCTCGAAATGAGATTAATTAATAAAATTGTCCCGTTTGAAGAACTTGAAGCCACCGCCATAGACTGGGCTAATAGGATTTTAGAAATGAGTCCTACAGCAATACGATTCCTAAAGGCATCATTCAATCAAAGTACTGATTGGGCATACGGATTACAACAAATGGCGCATGGCGCCGTGCAAATGTACTACGGAACAGCAGAAGCCCAAGAAGGAGTTGATGCATTTAACGAAAAAAGAAAGCCTGATTTCAGTTCATTCCGGAATCAAAATTGGTAA
- a CDS encoding dienelactone hydrolase family protein translates to MEITKEIIDIATPDGDMALVTAKPVGTKPHSAIIVIMEAFGLDPHIVNITERFANAGFFAVAPDLFHRSGRLRFATYDKLQEMREDLRQGFSDQSIDTDIQQTINFLHNREDVTSNIGIVGFCLGGRISLQSAIRAKGLAGAAIFYGGNMFPSQDTKGTFSADIEADQLEIPIIGFFGVEDQNPTITQVQGLENKLMSLGKVCNFNYYENAGHGFFCEERESFRPDSAKDAWAKTLDFFNTYCP, encoded by the coding sequence ATGGAAATCACGAAAGAAATAATAGATATTGCAACACCTGATGGAGATATGGCGCTGGTGACAGCAAAACCAGTAGGAACAAAACCTCATTCAGCAATTATTGTAATTATGGAAGCTTTTGGGTTAGACCCTCATATCGTAAATATCACGGAAAGATTTGCAAATGCAGGGTTTTTTGCTGTTGCGCCTGATTTATTCCATCGATCTGGGAGATTACGTTTTGCCACCTACGATAAACTCCAAGAAATGCGCGAAGATTTGCGTCAAGGCTTCTCAGACCAATCCATCGATACTGATATCCAGCAAACTATAAATTTTTTGCACAACCGTGAAGACGTAACCAGCAATATAGGAATTGTGGGGTTTTGCTTGGGTGGCCGCATTTCTCTGCAATCGGCCATTCGTGCCAAAGGGTTGGCAGGAGCTGCCATTTTTTACGGAGGGAACATGTTCCCTTCGCAAGATACTAAGGGCACCTTCTCCGCAGATATAGAAGCAGATCAGTTAGAGATACCTATCATAGGATTCTTTGGAGTAGAAGACCAAAACCCCACAATTACACAGGTACAAGGGCTTGAGAATAAATTGATGAGTTTAGGCAAAGTCTGTAATTTCAATTACTATGAGAATGCAGGACATGGATTCTTCTGTGAAGAGCGTGAAAGTTTTCGCCCAGACTCTGCAAAAGATGCATGGGCAAAAACCTTAGATTTCTTCAATACGTACTGCCCCTAG
- a CDS encoding dienelactone hydrolase family protein — MEKLSLQLNDGVMTVFVFNVTKQADIPTIIMVHDAHGLTPDALEQAKWLSQHGYRVVAPDVFYRVGELQTTSILGNTIEAMMSLRKGMTNQGHKSDMEILSRHIKNTYHSNRKIGITGFCLGGRITYLAASNTSDFDAAVAFYPTRLREADPAIKASLKPIDNGKNINIPLMIFFPELDEFNPPDGIEVIHKASITNKHPLEIITVKGANHGFAQSGSPGFHPQSSKEAWGRALDFFSTHLF, encoded by the coding sequence ATGGAAAAACTCAGCTTACAATTAAATGATGGAGTGATGACGGTATTTGTATTTAATGTAACTAAGCAAGCAGATATCCCAACAATCATTATGGTACACGATGCTCATGGACTCACTCCTGATGCGCTAGAGCAAGCCAAATGGCTATCTCAGCATGGCTATCGCGTAGTCGCCCCTGATGTATTTTATAGAGTTGGTGAATTGCAAACGACATCTATATTGGGTAACACGATTGAGGCGATGATGAGCTTGCGAAAAGGTATGACAAATCAAGGTCATAAATCTGATATGGAAATACTTTCAAGGCATATCAAAAATACTTATCACTCCAATCGGAAAATAGGAATTACAGGCTTTTGTTTAGGAGGACGTATAACTTATTTAGCTGCTTCAAATACCAGCGATTTTGATGCTGCAGTTGCCTTTTATCCCACTCGGCTCAGAGAAGCAGACCCGGCCATTAAAGCATCACTAAAACCAATAGACAACGGTAAGAATATTAATATTCCTCTAATGATTTTTTTCCCAGAGCTAGACGAATTCAATCCTCCTGATGGAATCGAAGTTATTCATAAAGCATCGATTACGAATAAACACCCTCTCGAAATAATCACAGTTAAAGGGGCAAATCACGGATTCGCTCAATCGGGCAGCCCTGGCTTCCATCCACAATCAAGTAAAGAAGCATGGGGCCGCGCGTTAGATTTTTTTTCTACTCACCTATTTTAA
- a CDS encoding COX15/CtaA family protein — translation MKTDQSEWVSRAGKSALVASVLTILLIAYGSWVRVSGSGLGCPDWPLCEGNVIPELQGDVAIEFGHRFLAGITMILVIVTSFFAYKGRTEDMLTAKLIFLALSAIFIQAILGGITVLTELHGMVRLAHLTFAMLTLGLLVSGAARSLNIKGISMPTPKRARAMIIATLFVVLAGGLIVGSGESSGCPGLPLCDSRSSNAALLFHSLHRIAATLLVFVFVWTAFQVRKNGAKGFTWIISLVIASLALLQFSVGISAIVTDLPQSLRVIHLALAATIWSFVVAQFNLSLKGESQK, via the coding sequence ATGAAAACAGATCAGAGTGAATGGGTTTCGAGGGCAGGGAAATCAGCATTGGTAGCGTCTGTATTGACTATACTACTTATAGCGTATGGTTCATGGGTCCGTGTATCTGGTTCTGGCTTAGGTTGCCCTGATTGGCCTCTGTGTGAAGGTAACGTTATCCCTGAATTACAGGGAGATGTTGCCATTGAGTTCGGTCATCGATTTCTTGCAGGGATCACAATGATTTTGGTTATTGTGACATCTTTTTTTGCATATAAAGGCCGTACAGAAGATATGTTGACTGCAAAGTTAATATTCCTAGCGCTTTCAGCTATTTTTATCCAAGCAATTCTTGGTGGAATTACAGTATTAACCGAGCTTCATGGGATGGTTAGGTTGGCACACTTGACATTCGCTATGCTCACGCTGGGACTATTAGTTAGTGGAGCAGCACGCTCGCTTAACATCAAGGGCATAAGTATGCCAACTCCCAAAAGAGCGAGGGCAATGATTATTGCTACTTTATTTGTGGTGCTTGCTGGAGGCCTAATAGTAGGATCCGGCGAAAGTTCAGGATGTCCAGGGCTTCCTTTGTGTGATTCTAGGAGCAGTAACGCTGCGTTATTGTTTCATAGCCTCCATCGTATTGCCGCAACACTTCTTGTTTTTGTGTTTGTGTGGACAGCATTTCAAGTCCGAAAAAATGGGGCGAAGGGTTTTACATGGATTATTAGCTTAGTGATTGCATCACTTGCTCTTTTGCAATTTAGTGTAGGAATTAGTGCGATCGTTACCGATCTTCCTCAATCACTTAGAGTTATTCATTTGGCACTTGCAGCTACCATATGGTCATTTGTGGTAGCTCAATTTAATTTGAGCCTCAAGGGAGAGAGCCAAAAGTGA
- a CDS encoding heme o synthase: MRFARQIITLSKPRVIFLLVVTGAAGVWKASEGDPDIAILLAVIFGGTLASAGSNAINQAFDSDIDALMRRTRHRPVPSNDIGAFYASAVGMFFIILSILIMFLWTNLLASILMMVAAAVYVFVYTIVLKRRSWNNIVIGGAAGAFPPLIGATAVSGEITAIGLYMFGFIFFWTPPHFWTLSILLKDDYADAKIPMLSVVASLRDTTVQIALYVMLLIVFSWLPVVAGYAGLTFAFSSSILGVFWLQKIRLMFKEPSSKNTLSTYKFSLLHLALVFLVLALEPHLPWY, encoded by the coding sequence GTGAGGTTTGCTCGTCAGATTATAACTCTCTCTAAGCCTCGAGTAATTTTTTTATTAGTGGTTACTGGGGCGGCAGGAGTATGGAAAGCTTCGGAAGGAGATCCTGACATTGCAATCCTGCTCGCTGTTATTTTTGGAGGGACACTAGCTTCAGCGGGCTCAAACGCTATAAATCAGGCTTTTGATTCTGATATCGACGCTTTGATGCGCCGAACAAGACATCGTCCAGTGCCATCAAACGATATCGGTGCTTTTTACGCATCTGCAGTAGGGATGTTTTTTATCATCCTATCGATATTAATTATGTTTCTATGGACGAATTTACTAGCATCCATTTTGATGATGGTTGCTGCCGCAGTGTATGTTTTTGTATATACAATCGTTTTGAAAAGACGATCCTGGAATAATATAGTTATTGGAGGTGCAGCAGGTGCATTCCCGCCACTAATAGGGGCGACTGCTGTTTCTGGAGAGATTACAGCAATTGGCTTGTATATGTTTGGGTTCATATTTTTTTGGACTCCACCACATTTCTGGACTCTTTCTATATTGCTTAAAGATGATTATGCAGATGCAAAAATCCCAATGCTATCTGTAGTCGCTAGTCTCAGGGATACAACGGTTCAAATCGCACTTTACGTTATGCTCCTTATAGTGTTTTCGTGGTTGCCTGTTGTTGCAGGGTACGCTGGCTTAACATTTGCTTTTTCTAGTTCTATTCTGGGTGTTTTTTGGCTTCAGAAGATCCGCTTGATGTTTAAAGAACCAAGTTCAAAAAACACCTTAAGTACCTATAAATTTAGCTTATTGCATTTAGCTTTGGTGTTCTTGGTATTAGCACTAGAGCCACATCTACCATGGTATTGA
- a CDS encoding enoyl-CoA hydratase/isomerase family protein produces the protein MIHKGFALDIDSPIATITINRPSQLNAITSEMWQQIPQIATELQSNDSVRVVIFQGAGTKAFSAGADINDFDTTRSTPQLAQKYRQNVDEACDAISSLTKPTVAAIEGYCLGGGFELALCMDIRVSSDTAKFGLPAAKRGIAISHHHLEKLIQAVGHNEANYLLLTGRSIDANRALSLGLVSTITEHGKLYDATAALAIEIAELSPVSHRFHKQALSDLKRYGGVRGIPKDSLQAIDATEASNDFIEGVISFKEKRDAHFTGN, from the coding sequence ATGATACATAAAGGTTTCGCTTTAGATATAGATTCTCCTATAGCTACTATTACAATCAATCGTCCTTCACAGTTGAATGCGATCACATCTGAAATGTGGCAGCAAATTCCTCAAATAGCCACTGAATTACAATCAAATGACTCTGTTCGAGTAGTAATTTTTCAAGGTGCAGGCACCAAGGCATTTTCTGCAGGGGCAGATATTAACGATTTTGATACCACCAGAAGTACCCCTCAACTAGCCCAGAAGTACCGCCAGAATGTTGATGAAGCATGCGATGCGATATCTAGCCTTACTAAGCCTACTGTAGCTGCAATAGAAGGGTATTGCTTGGGTGGAGGCTTTGAGCTAGCGCTCTGTATGGACATAAGAGTTTCCTCTGATACAGCAAAATTTGGATTGCCTGCAGCAAAAAGAGGAATTGCTATTTCACACCATCATTTGGAAAAATTAATTCAAGCTGTTGGTCATAATGAGGCAAATTATCTTTTACTAACTGGGCGTTCTATCGATGCAAATCGTGCACTGTCACTAGGGCTAGTATCTACTATTACCGAACATGGAAAACTTTATGATGCCACTGCAGCATTAGCTATAGAAATTGCTGAACTATCCCCTGTTTCGCATCGTTTCCATAAACAAGCCCTGAGTGATTTAAAACGGTACGGGGGCGTAAGAGGAATTCCTAAGGATTCCCTTCAAGCAATAGATGCTACGGAAGCGAGTAACGATTTTATTGAAGGGGTTATTTCATTTAAAGAAAAAAGGGATGCACATTTCACTGGGAACTGA
- a CDS encoding aspartate/glutamate racemase family protein codes for MPVVSLGFLSANNRRGSHYDDFLNLIPQEASVEITPLSLWKDSLYDLKGKTEEHIHLVTGLQSQNKWDGIALMGAPMQVQNPDHIQKLRAVIEIPITTALEAGTAALKAFGAKKILLLTPFDDGLNSLLQDFLEDQALEVSVPINNRTDTRKADVDSTERKTTEEVFSLAINAYQEYPDVEAIYFQGAPLNPLHAIEDIESTLGIPVIASNPAMFWHISSLLSYRFPGSKGGRLLEEWPSLSR; via the coding sequence ATGCCTGTAGTAAGCCTTGGATTCTTAAGTGCGAATAACCGAAGAGGTTCACATTATGATGATTTCTTGAACCTTATACCTCAAGAAGCCTCAGTTGAAATTACTCCTTTAAGCCTGTGGAAAGATTCTTTGTACGACCTGAAAGGTAAAACAGAGGAACATATTCATCTGGTAACAGGGCTCCAATCCCAGAATAAATGGGACGGGATTGCATTAATGGGTGCTCCTATGCAAGTACAAAACCCAGATCATATCCAAAAATTACGTGCAGTTATTGAGATCCCCATAACCACAGCTTTGGAAGCAGGGACTGCTGCTTTGAAAGCATTTGGGGCAAAAAAAATTCTTCTTCTTACGCCATTTGATGATGGTCTCAATTCGCTGCTTCAAGATTTCCTTGAAGATCAAGCTTTGGAAGTTTCTGTTCCCATTAATAATAGAACTGATACTCGAAAAGCAGACGTGGATTCCACGGAGCGCAAAACCACTGAAGAAGTGTTTAGCTTAGCAATAAATGCATACCAAGAATATCCTGATGTTGAGGCAATATATTTTCAAGGTGCGCCACTAAACCCCTTACACGCAATTGAAGATATTGAATCTACACTCGGTATACCAGTGATAGCGAGTAATCCTGCAATGTTTTGGCATATTTCTTCTCTTCTAAGCTATCGATTCCCTGGTAGCAAAGGCGGGCGACTGCTAGAAGAGTGGCCCAGCCTTAGTAGGTGA